The following proteins are co-located in the Betta splendens chromosome 9, fBetSpl5.4, whole genome shotgun sequence genome:
- the ada2b gene encoding adenosine deaminase 2-A isoform X2, whose amino-acid sequence MVSVCQAVLTSVLLVSWVKMTNLMPDPSRRDLLMRQEVSRRTGGRVALTAAEQRLDARLHRLKEQEMSAAQFPPALHFFKAKPLIQRSSIFKLLQKMPKGAALHIHSSSLVGVDWLVENVTYRPHCYVCFTWDNSVRFVFSSRHPFPRWDCFYWQLLETLRAKLKDSAGFDNSLKQHLTLVTEDPDGAYPSQDAVWEKFEKAFIAAAGLITHAPVLRDYYYKGLEELHHDNVMYLELRSGLSRTYELDGTIHDKAWTLKTFQEVTKKFTADHPDFLGARVIVSVHRALSVSEVKAAVKEAIQLQKEFPDVVAGFDLVGREDSGRTLWYFREALSLPAELGATLPYFFHAGETDTEGTDVDQNILDALLFNTTRIGHGYALAHHPLAKELSRESSVAVELCPISNQVLKLVSDLRNHPAAVLMSEGHPMVISSDDPSLFGTTGLSYDFYQAFVGIGGLKSNLGTLKELAVNSISYSSLPAHLKNRAQVMWQNKWDTFIADNA is encoded by the exons ATGGTGTCCGTCTGCCAGGCCGTGCTCACCTCTGTGCTCCTTGTGTCCTGGGTGAAGATGACGAACTTGATGCCCGATCCGAGTCGGAGAGACCTGCTGATGCGGCAGGAAGTGTCCAGACGGACCGGGGGCCGAGTGGCGCTGACGGCGGCCGAGCAGAGGCTGGACGCTCGGCTGCATcggctgaaggagcaggagatgtCCGCGGCCCAGTTCCCACCTGCTCTCCACTTCTTTAAGGCAAAGCCTCTCATCCAGAGGAGCTCCATCttcaagctgctgcagaagatgCCCAAAG GTGCGGCCCTGCAcatccacagctcctccctggtGGGAGTGGACTGGCTGGTGGAGAACGTCACCTACAGGCCTCACTGCTACGTCTGCTTCACCTGGGACAACTCGGTCCGCTTCGTGTTCTCGAGTCGCCATCCTTTCCCACGGTGGGACTGCTTCTACTGGCAGCTGCTGGAGACTTTGAGGGCCAAACTGAAGGACTCCGCAGGCTTTGATAACAG TTTGAAGCAGCACCTGACGCTGGTCACAGAGGATCCGGATGGTGCGTACCCCAGCCAGGATGCCGTGTGGGAGAAGTTTGAGAAGGCCTTCATAGCGGCTGCCGGGCTGATCACTCACGCTCCTGTGCTGAGGGACTACTACTACAAAGGCCTGGAGGAGCTCCACCACGACAACGTCATGTACCTGGAGCTTCGCAGTGGCCTCTCAAGG ACATATGAGCTTGATGGAACCATTCACGATAAGGCCTGGACTCTGAAAACCTTCCAGGAAGTCACAAAGAAATTCACAGCGGATCATCCAGACTTCCTCGGCGCCCGGGTCATAGTTTCAGTCCACAG GgctctgtctgtgtcagaggTCAAGGCGGCTGTAAAAGAAGCTATTCAGCTGCAGAAGGAGTTCCCAGACGTTGTTGCGGGGTTTGACTTG GTTGGCAGGGAGGACAGTGGGAGGACCCTCTGGTACTTCAGGGAAGCACTTTCTCTGCCGGCGGAGCTCGGGGCCACTCTGCCGTACTTCTTTCACGCCGGGGAGACAG ATACTGAAGGTACAGATGTTGATCAGAACATTCTTGATGCGCTTCTGTTCAACACCACCCGCATCGGGCACGGCTATGCCCTGGCGCACCACCCGCTCGCCAAAGAGCTTTCCAGGGAAAGCAGCGTGGCTGTAGAGCTGTGCCCCATCTCAAACCAG GTGTTGAAGCTGGTATCGGACCTTCGGAACCACCCTGCGGCTGTGCTGATGTCTGAGGGTCACCCGATGGTGATCAGCTCGGACGACCCGTCTCTGTTCGGCACCACGGGCCTCTCTTACGACTTCTATCAAGCTTTTGTGGGCATTGGAGGGTTAAAGTCGAACCTGGGCACTTTGAAAGAACTGGCCGTCAACTCAATCAG CTACAGCTCGCTACCAGCTCATCTGAAGAACCGGGCTCAGGTCATGTGGCAGAACAAGTGGGACACCTTCATAGCTGACAATGCATGA
- the LOC114863171 gene encoding probable polypeptide N-acetylgalactosaminyltransferase 8, with product MIIRMRSGWIKGLLVAFMVAFIWLNLGFMKKEVHVHSDRLQRAQHNDSIIDQGMFRRMENMEADIKRLLNLMNQLGKKKPAAQKEADVVEEGRAVKKLYPNSFLFQKWGGELSEEEQEEAEKLFRRYGYNAFLSDRLPLNREIPDTRPPSCAERKYPDDLPTISVVLIYLDEALSVLKRAIRSIIDKTPAQLLKEIILVDDHSSNKDLMEALDNYITLIHKEIPGLVKRIRHSEQLGLTQARLSGWKVAEGDVVAILDAHIEVHVQWAEPLLARIKEDRTVILSPVFDKVNYNDLAVTTYHAMADGFDWALWCMYDFFRPEWYALNDETQPGKSPSIMGILVADRKFFGEIGSLDGGMKIYGGENVELSIRVWLCGGSIEVIPCSKIAHIERAFKPYLPDLMPMLKRNALRVAEVWMDEYKHNVNIAWNLPLQTHGIDIGDLSERKALRKRLKCKPFKWYLDNIYPLLDPLDDLIGYGALVNDLKPDLCLDQGKVPGNTPILYGCHYISTQHCHYRSDGQLYIGGIKSHKYNSNRCLVETSTGHPGLYDCNVAQQEKLHMLWDFEQNGPIQNRETKRCLEIADGKDGSHTLVVQQCSGQSWNIQNLIKNSSETVVQEGAVWVQKL from the exons ATGATCATCAGGATGAGATCTGGCTGGATCAAGGGATTACTTGTGGCCTTTATGGTGGCATTTATCTGGTTAAACCTTGGCTTCATGAAGAAAGAGGTGCACGTTCACTCAGACAGACTCCAGAGGGCCCAGCATAATGATTCCATCATTGACCAGGGAATGTTCAGgaggatggaaaacatggaggcAGACATCAAACGGCTGC TCAATCTGATGAATCAGCTCGGAAAGAAGAAGCCAGCAGCACAGAAGGAAGCAGATGTGGTAGAAGAGGGGAGAGCGGTGAAGAAGCTGTACCCAAACTCATTCCTGTTCCAGAAGTGGGGTGGggagctgtcagaggaggagcaggaggaggcagagaagctgTTCAGGAGATACGGCTACAACGCCTTCCTCAGCGACAGGCTGCCCCTCAACAGGGAGATCCCCGACACCAGGCCCCCCAG TTGTGCTGAGAGGAAGTACCCAGACGACCTTCCGACCATCAGCGTTGTGTTGATCTACCTGGATGAGGCGCTGTCCGTCCTCAAAAGAGCCATACGCAGCATCATCGACAAGACGCCGGCTCAGCTGCTGAAGGAAATCATACTGGTGGAcgaccacagcagcaaca AGGACTTAATGGAAGCACTGGATAACTACATCACCCTGATCCACAAGGAGATTCCGGGTCTGGTCAAGAGAATCCGGCACTCTGAGCAGCTGGGTCTCACTCAGGCCAGGCTTTCGGGGTGGAAGGTTGCTGAGGGGGACGTGGTCGCCATCTTGGATGCGCACATAGAGGTTCATGTGCAGTG GGCAGAACCATTGTTGGCTCGGATCAAAGAGGACCGCACCGTGATCCTGAGCCCAGTGTTTGACAAAGTCAATTACAATGACCTAGCTGTGACTACGTACCATGCAATGGCTGACGGCTTCGACTGGGCTCTGTGGTGCATGTATGACTTCTTCAGACCTGAGTGGTACGCTTTGAATGACGAGACCCAGCCTGGCAA AAGTCCCTCCATTATGGGGATCCTCGTAGCTGATCGCAAGTTCTTTGGAGAGATCGGAAGCCTTGATGGAGGAATGAAAATATACGGAGGTGAAAATGTGGAGCTCAGCATAAGG GTGTGGCTGTGTGGAGGAAGCATAGAGGTGATACCCTGCTCTAAAATCGCCCACATTGAACGAGCATTCAAGCCGTACCTCCCAGACCTGATGCCAATGTTAAAGCGTAACGCGCTGCGGGTGGCCGAGGTGTGGATGGATGAATACAAACATAATGTCAACATAGCCTGGAATCTGCCGCTACAG ACCCACGGGATCGACATTGGGGACTTGTCCGAGAGGAAGGCGCTCAGAAAGAGGCTCAAATGCAAACCCTTCAAGTGGTATCTGGATAATATTTATCCTTTACTGGACCCGCTGGACGACCTGATTGGATACGGAGCA CTTGTAAATGACCTGAAGCCTGACCTCTGCCTTGACCAGGGCAAGGTGCCTGGGAACACGCCCATTCTTTATGGCTGCCACTACATCAGCACTCAG CACTGTCATTACAGAAGTGATGGACAACTCTACATCGGTGGGATCAAATCCCACAAGTACAACAGCAACCGCTGCCTGGTGGAGACCAGCACCGGCCACCCGGGCCTGTACGACTGCAATGTGGCTCAGCAGGAAAAGCTCCACATGCTGTGGGATTTTGAACAG AACGGGCCGATCCAGAACAGAGAGACGAAGAGATGTTTGGAAATCGCAGATGGTAAAGACGGTTCTCACACACTGGTGGTTCAGCAATGCAGTGGCCAGAGCTGGAACATACAGAACCTCATCAAAAACAGCTCAGAGACTGTGGTGCAGGAAGGAGCAGTATGGGTTCAGAAACTGTAG
- the ada2b gene encoding adenosine deaminase 2-A isoform X1 has protein sequence MVSVCQAVLTSVLLVSWVKMTNLMPDPSRRDLLMRQEVSRRTGGRVALTAAEQRLDARLHRLKEQEMSAAQFPPALHFFKAKPLIQRSSIFKLLQKMPKGAAAAGMVSCEAWTCSSTNVLLLPAGAALHIHSSSLVGVDWLVENVTYRPHCYVCFTWDNSVRFVFSSRHPFPRWDCFYWQLLETLRAKLKDSAGFDNSLKQHLTLVTEDPDGAYPSQDAVWEKFEKAFIAAAGLITHAPVLRDYYYKGLEELHHDNVMYLELRSGLSRTYELDGTIHDKAWTLKTFQEVTKKFTADHPDFLGARVIVSVHRALSVSEVKAAVKEAIQLQKEFPDVVAGFDLVGREDSGRTLWYFREALSLPAELGATLPYFFHAGETDTEGTDVDQNILDALLFNTTRIGHGYALAHHPLAKELSRESSVAVELCPISNQVLKLVSDLRNHPAAVLMSEGHPMVISSDDPSLFGTTGLSYDFYQAFVGIGGLKSNLGTLKELAVNSISYSSLPAHLKNRAQVMWQNKWDTFIADNA, from the exons ATGGTGTCCGTCTGCCAGGCCGTGCTCACCTCTGTGCTCCTTGTGTCCTGGGTGAAGATGACGAACTTGATGCCCGATCCGAGTCGGAGAGACCTGCTGATGCGGCAGGAAGTGTCCAGACGGACCGGGGGCCGAGTGGCGCTGACGGCGGCCGAGCAGAGGCTGGACGCTCGGCTGCATcggctgaaggagcaggagatgtCCGCGGCCCAGTTCCCACCTGCTCTCCACTTCTTTAAGGCAAAGCCTCTCATCCAGAGGAGCTCCATCttcaagctgctgcagaagatgCCCAAAGGTGCAGCAGCGGCCGGGATGGTGTCCTGCGAGGCCTGGACCTGCTCCAGCACTAACGTCCTGCTGTTGCCCGCAGGTGCGGCCCTGCAcatccacagctcctccctggtGGGAGTGGACTGGCTGGTGGAGAACGTCACCTACAGGCCTCACTGCTACGTCTGCTTCACCTGGGACAACTCGGTCCGCTTCGTGTTCTCGAGTCGCCATCCTTTCCCACGGTGGGACTGCTTCTACTGGCAGCTGCTGGAGACTTTGAGGGCCAAACTGAAGGACTCCGCAGGCTTTGATAACAG TTTGAAGCAGCACCTGACGCTGGTCACAGAGGATCCGGATGGTGCGTACCCCAGCCAGGATGCCGTGTGGGAGAAGTTTGAGAAGGCCTTCATAGCGGCTGCCGGGCTGATCACTCACGCTCCTGTGCTGAGGGACTACTACTACAAAGGCCTGGAGGAGCTCCACCACGACAACGTCATGTACCTGGAGCTTCGCAGTGGCCTCTCAAGG ACATATGAGCTTGATGGAACCATTCACGATAAGGCCTGGACTCTGAAAACCTTCCAGGAAGTCACAAAGAAATTCACAGCGGATCATCCAGACTTCCTCGGCGCCCGGGTCATAGTTTCAGTCCACAG GgctctgtctgtgtcagaggTCAAGGCGGCTGTAAAAGAAGCTATTCAGCTGCAGAAGGAGTTCCCAGACGTTGTTGCGGGGTTTGACTTG GTTGGCAGGGAGGACAGTGGGAGGACCCTCTGGTACTTCAGGGAAGCACTTTCTCTGCCGGCGGAGCTCGGGGCCACTCTGCCGTACTTCTTTCACGCCGGGGAGACAG ATACTGAAGGTACAGATGTTGATCAGAACATTCTTGATGCGCTTCTGTTCAACACCACCCGCATCGGGCACGGCTATGCCCTGGCGCACCACCCGCTCGCCAAAGAGCTTTCCAGGGAAAGCAGCGTGGCTGTAGAGCTGTGCCCCATCTCAAACCAG GTGTTGAAGCTGGTATCGGACCTTCGGAACCACCCTGCGGCTGTGCTGATGTCTGAGGGTCACCCGATGGTGATCAGCTCGGACGACCCGTCTCTGTTCGGCACCACGGGCCTCTCTTACGACTTCTATCAAGCTTTTGTGGGCATTGGAGGGTTAAAGTCGAACCTGGGCACTTTGAAAGAACTGGCCGTCAACTCAATCAG CTACAGCTCGCTACCAGCTCATCTGAAGAACCGGGCTCAGGTCATGTGGCAGAACAAGTGGGACACCTTCATAGCTGACAATGCATGA
- the ada2b gene encoding adenosine deaminase 2-A isoform X3 yields the protein MVSVCQAVLTSVLLVSWVKMTNLMPDPSRRDLLMRQEVSRRTGGRVALTAAEQRLDARLHRLKEQEMSAAQFPPALHFFKAKPLIQRSSIFKLLQKMPKGAAAAGMVSCEAWTCSSTNVLLLPAGAALHIHSSSLVGVDWLVENVTYRPHCYVCFTWDNSVRFVFSSRHPFPRWDCFYWQLLETLRAKLKDSAGFDNSLKQHLTLVTEDPDGAYPSQDAVWEKFEKAFIAAAGLITHAPVLRDYYYKGLEELHHDNVMYLELRSGLSRTYELDGTIHDKAWTLKTFQEVTKKFTADHPDFLGARVIVSVHRALSVSEVKAAVKEAIQLQKEFPDVVAGFDLVGREDSGRTLWYFREALSLPAELGATLPYFFHAGETELSRESSVAVELCPISNQVLKLVSDLRNHPAAVLMSEGHPMVISSDDPSLFGTTGLSYDFYQAFVGIGGLKSNLGTLKELAVNSISYSSLPAHLKNRAQVMWQNKWDTFIADNA from the exons ATGGTGTCCGTCTGCCAGGCCGTGCTCACCTCTGTGCTCCTTGTGTCCTGGGTGAAGATGACGAACTTGATGCCCGATCCGAGTCGGAGAGACCTGCTGATGCGGCAGGAAGTGTCCAGACGGACCGGGGGCCGAGTGGCGCTGACGGCGGCCGAGCAGAGGCTGGACGCTCGGCTGCATcggctgaaggagcaggagatgtCCGCGGCCCAGTTCCCACCTGCTCTCCACTTCTTTAAGGCAAAGCCTCTCATCCAGAGGAGCTCCATCttcaagctgctgcagaagatgCCCAAAGGTGCAGCAGCGGCCGGGATGGTGTCCTGCGAGGCCTGGACCTGCTCCAGCACTAACGTCCTGCTGTTGCCCGCAGGTGCGGCCCTGCAcatccacagctcctccctggtGGGAGTGGACTGGCTGGTGGAGAACGTCACCTACAGGCCTCACTGCTACGTCTGCTTCACCTGGGACAACTCGGTCCGCTTCGTGTTCTCGAGTCGCCATCCTTTCCCACGGTGGGACTGCTTCTACTGGCAGCTGCTGGAGACTTTGAGGGCCAAACTGAAGGACTCCGCAGGCTTTGATAACAG TTTGAAGCAGCACCTGACGCTGGTCACAGAGGATCCGGATGGTGCGTACCCCAGCCAGGATGCCGTGTGGGAGAAGTTTGAGAAGGCCTTCATAGCGGCTGCCGGGCTGATCACTCACGCTCCTGTGCTGAGGGACTACTACTACAAAGGCCTGGAGGAGCTCCACCACGACAACGTCATGTACCTGGAGCTTCGCAGTGGCCTCTCAAGG ACATATGAGCTTGATGGAACCATTCACGATAAGGCCTGGACTCTGAAAACCTTCCAGGAAGTCACAAAGAAATTCACAGCGGATCATCCAGACTTCCTCGGCGCCCGGGTCATAGTTTCAGTCCACAG GgctctgtctgtgtcagaggTCAAGGCGGCTGTAAAAGAAGCTATTCAGCTGCAGAAGGAGTTCCCAGACGTTGTTGCGGGGTTTGACTTG GTTGGCAGGGAGGACAGTGGGAGGACCCTCTGGTACTTCAGGGAAGCACTTTCTCTGCCGGCGGAGCTCGGGGCCACTCTGCCGTACTTCTTTCACGCCGGGGAGACAG AGCTTTCCAGGGAAAGCAGCGTGGCTGTAGAGCTGTGCCCCATCTCAAACCAG GTGTTGAAGCTGGTATCGGACCTTCGGAACCACCCTGCGGCTGTGCTGATGTCTGAGGGTCACCCGATGGTGATCAGCTCGGACGACCCGTCTCTGTTCGGCACCACGGGCCTCTCTTACGACTTCTATCAAGCTTTTGTGGGCATTGGAGGGTTAAAGTCGAACCTGGGCACTTTGAAAGAACTGGCCGTCAACTCAATCAG CTACAGCTCGCTACCAGCTCATCTGAAGAACCGGGCTCAGGTCATGTGGCAGAACAAGTGGGACACCTTCATAGCTGACAATGCATGA